The following are encoded together in the Peromyscus leucopus breed LL Stock chromosome 1, UCI_PerLeu_2.1, whole genome shotgun sequence genome:
- the Prmt1 gene encoding protein arginine N-methyltransferase 1 isoform X1, translating to MAAAEAANCIMENFVATLANGMSLQPPLEEVSCGQAESSEKPNAEDMTSKDYYFDSYAHFGIHEEMLKDEVRTLTYRNSMFHNRHLFKDKVVLDVGSGTGILCMFAAKAGARKVIGIECSSISDYAVKIVKANKLDHVVTIIKGKVEEVELPVEKVDIIISEWMGYCLFYESMLNTVLHARDKWLAPDGLIFPDRATLYVTAIEDRQYKDYKIHWWENVYGFDMSCIKDVAIKEPLVDVVDPKQLVTNACLIKEVDIYTVKVEDLTFTSPFCLQVKRNDYVHALVAYFNIEFTRCHKRTGFSTSPESPYTHWKQTVFYMEDYLTVKTGEEIFGTIGMRPNAKNNRDLDFTIDLDFKGQLCELSCSTDYRMR from the exons ATGGCGGCAGCCGAGGCCGCGAACTGCATCATGGAG AATTTTGTAGCCACCTTGGCTAATGGGATGAGCCTCCAGCCGCCTCTTGAAGAA GTTTCCTGTGGCCAAGCAGAGAGCAGTGAGAAGCCCAATGCTGAGGACATGACATCCAAAGACTACTACTTTGACTCCTATGCCCACTTTGGCATCCATGAG GAGATGCTGAAGGATGAAGTGCGTACCCTCACATACCGCAACTCCATGTTTCACAATCGACACCTCTTCAAAGACAAGGTGGTGCTGGACGTGGGCTCGGGCACCGGCATCCTCTGCATGTTTGCGGCCAAGGCCGGGGCCCGCAAGGTCATTGGG ATTGAGTGTTCCAGTATCTCTGATTACGCTGTGAAGATCGTCAAAGCCAACAAGTTAGACCACg TGGTAACCATCATCAAGGGCAAGGTGGAGGAAGTGGAACTGCCCGTGGAGAAAGTGGACATCATCATCAGCGAGTGGATGGGCTACTGTCTGTTCTACGAGTCCATGCTCAACACGGTGCTGCATGCCCGGGACAAGTGGCTG GCACCTGATGGCCTCATCTTCCCAGACCGGGCCACCCTTTATGTCACAGCCATTGAGGACCGACAATATAAAGACTACAAGATCCACT GGTGGGAGAATGTATATGGTTTTGATATGTCCTGCATCAAAGACGTGGCCATCAAGGAGCCCTTGGTGGATGTGGTGGACCCAAAGCAGCTGGTCACGAATGCCTGCCTCATAAAG GAGGTGGACATTTATACAGTCAAGGTAGAGGACCTGACCTTCACCTCCcccttctgcctccaagtgaaGAGGAATGACTACGTGCATGCATTGGTGGCCTACTTCAACATCGAGTTCACCCGATGCCACAAGAGGACCGGCTTTTCTACCA GTCCTGAGTCCCCATACACACACTGGAAGCAAACTGTGTTCTACATGGAAGACTACCTAACAGTGAAGACTGGCGAGGAGATCTTTGGCACCATTGGCATGAGGCCCAACGCCAAAAACAAT CGCGACTTGGACTTTACCATCGACCTGGACTTCAAGGGACAGCTATGTGAGCTCTCTTGCTCCACCGACTACCGGATGCGCTGA
- the Prmt1 gene encoding protein arginine N-methyltransferase 1 isoform X3 has product MVSCGQAESSEKPNAEDMTSKDYYFDSYAHFGIHEEMLKDEVRTLTYRNSMFHNRHLFKDKVVLDVGSGTGILCMFAAKAGARKVIGIECSSISDYAVKIVKANKLDHVVTIIKGKVEEVELPVEKVDIIISEWMGYCLFYESMLNTVLHARDKWLAPDGLIFPDRATLYVTAIEDRQYKDYKIHWWENVYGFDMSCIKDVAIKEPLVDVVDPKQLVTNACLIKEVDIYTVKVEDLTFTSPFCLQVKRNDYVHALVAYFNIEFTRCHKRTGFSTSPESPYTHWKQTVFYMEDYLTVKTGEEIFGTIGMRPNAKNNRDLDFTIDLDFKGQLCELSCSTDYRMR; this is encoded by the exons atg GTTTCCTGTGGCCAAGCAGAGAGCAGTGAGAAGCCCAATGCTGAGGACATGACATCCAAAGACTACTACTTTGACTCCTATGCCCACTTTGGCATCCATGAG GAGATGCTGAAGGATGAAGTGCGTACCCTCACATACCGCAACTCCATGTTTCACAATCGACACCTCTTCAAAGACAAGGTGGTGCTGGACGTGGGCTCGGGCACCGGCATCCTCTGCATGTTTGCGGCCAAGGCCGGGGCCCGCAAGGTCATTGGG ATTGAGTGTTCCAGTATCTCTGATTACGCTGTGAAGATCGTCAAAGCCAACAAGTTAGACCACg TGGTAACCATCATCAAGGGCAAGGTGGAGGAAGTGGAACTGCCCGTGGAGAAAGTGGACATCATCATCAGCGAGTGGATGGGCTACTGTCTGTTCTACGAGTCCATGCTCAACACGGTGCTGCATGCCCGGGACAAGTGGCTG GCACCTGATGGCCTCATCTTCCCAGACCGGGCCACCCTTTATGTCACAGCCATTGAGGACCGACAATATAAAGACTACAAGATCCACT GGTGGGAGAATGTATATGGTTTTGATATGTCCTGCATCAAAGACGTGGCCATCAAGGAGCCCTTGGTGGATGTGGTGGACCCAAAGCAGCTGGTCACGAATGCCTGCCTCATAAAG GAGGTGGACATTTATACAGTCAAGGTAGAGGACCTGACCTTCACCTCCcccttctgcctccaagtgaaGAGGAATGACTACGTGCATGCATTGGTGGCCTACTTCAACATCGAGTTCACCCGATGCCACAAGAGGACCGGCTTTTCTACCA GTCCTGAGTCCCCATACACACACTGGAAGCAAACTGTGTTCTACATGGAAGACTACCTAACAGTGAAGACTGGCGAGGAGATCTTTGGCACCATTGGCATGAGGCCCAACGCCAAAAACAAT CGCGACTTGGACTTTACCATCGACCTGGACTTCAAGGGACAGCTATGTGAGCTCTCTTGCTCCACCGACTACCGGATGCGCTGA
- the Prmt1 gene encoding protein arginine N-methyltransferase 1 isoform X2, with the protein MAAAEAANCIMEVSCGQAESSEKPNAEDMTSKDYYFDSYAHFGIHEEMLKDEVRTLTYRNSMFHNRHLFKDKVVLDVGSGTGILCMFAAKAGARKVIGIECSSISDYAVKIVKANKLDHVVTIIKGKVEEVELPVEKVDIIISEWMGYCLFYESMLNTVLHARDKWLAPDGLIFPDRATLYVTAIEDRQYKDYKIHWWENVYGFDMSCIKDVAIKEPLVDVVDPKQLVTNACLIKEVDIYTVKVEDLTFTSPFCLQVKRNDYVHALVAYFNIEFTRCHKRTGFSTSPESPYTHWKQTVFYMEDYLTVKTGEEIFGTIGMRPNAKNNRDLDFTIDLDFKGQLCELSCSTDYRMR; encoded by the exons ATGGCGGCAGCCGAGGCCGCGAACTGCATCATGGAG GTTTCCTGTGGCCAAGCAGAGAGCAGTGAGAAGCCCAATGCTGAGGACATGACATCCAAAGACTACTACTTTGACTCCTATGCCCACTTTGGCATCCATGAG GAGATGCTGAAGGATGAAGTGCGTACCCTCACATACCGCAACTCCATGTTTCACAATCGACACCTCTTCAAAGACAAGGTGGTGCTGGACGTGGGCTCGGGCACCGGCATCCTCTGCATGTTTGCGGCCAAGGCCGGGGCCCGCAAGGTCATTGGG ATTGAGTGTTCCAGTATCTCTGATTACGCTGTGAAGATCGTCAAAGCCAACAAGTTAGACCACg TGGTAACCATCATCAAGGGCAAGGTGGAGGAAGTGGAACTGCCCGTGGAGAAAGTGGACATCATCATCAGCGAGTGGATGGGCTACTGTCTGTTCTACGAGTCCATGCTCAACACGGTGCTGCATGCCCGGGACAAGTGGCTG GCACCTGATGGCCTCATCTTCCCAGACCGGGCCACCCTTTATGTCACAGCCATTGAGGACCGACAATATAAAGACTACAAGATCCACT GGTGGGAGAATGTATATGGTTTTGATATGTCCTGCATCAAAGACGTGGCCATCAAGGAGCCCTTGGTGGATGTGGTGGACCCAAAGCAGCTGGTCACGAATGCCTGCCTCATAAAG GAGGTGGACATTTATACAGTCAAGGTAGAGGACCTGACCTTCACCTCCcccttctgcctccaagtgaaGAGGAATGACTACGTGCATGCATTGGTGGCCTACTTCAACATCGAGTTCACCCGATGCCACAAGAGGACCGGCTTTTCTACCA GTCCTGAGTCCCCATACACACACTGGAAGCAAACTGTGTTCTACATGGAAGACTACCTAACAGTGAAGACTGGCGAGGAGATCTTTGGCACCATTGGCATGAGGCCCAACGCCAAAAACAAT CGCGACTTGGACTTTACCATCGACCTGGACTTCAAGGGACAGCTATGTGAGCTCTCTTGCTCCACCGACTACCGGATGCGCTGA